The Chrysiogenia bacterium genome includes a region encoding these proteins:
- a CDS encoding DUF3015 domain-containing protein, which yields MKLIRSAILCAALIFAAAIPAANAASYGPAGCGLGSMIFGPSGEMRKIFNNGVLSEILAATTNGTFGSQTFGLTTGTSNCGSKGLFSYDREQEAFAEVAYDEISREMAKGEGEYLTAFATLMGCSADVQDRFATATKAHYGQIFAEGAQPVQVVHSVRGVLRSDAALAKSCSRI from the coding sequence ATGAAACTCATTCGATCCGCAATCCTCTGCGCCGCGCTCATTTTCGCGGCTGCCATTCCTGCCGCGAACGCGGCCAGCTACGGCCCGGCCGGTTGCGGTCTGGGCTCCATGATTTTCGGACCTTCCGGGGAGATGCGGAAAATTTTCAACAACGGCGTTCTCTCGGAGATTCTGGCCGCCACGACCAACGGCACCTTCGGCAGCCAGACCTTTGGCCTGACCACCGGCACTTCGAACTGTGGCAGCAAGGGACTCTTCTCCTACGACCGTGAGCAGGAGGCCTTCGCTGAAGTCGCCTACGATGAGATCTCTCGCGAAATGGCCAAGGGAGAGGGCGAATACCTCACCGCATTTGCCACCCTCATGGGCTGCAGTGCCGATGTGCAGGACCGGTTCGCCACCGCCACCAAGGCCCACTACGGCCAGATCTTCGCCGAGGGCGCACAGCCCGTGCAGGTCGTTCACTCCGTGCGCGGTGTATTGCGCTCGGACGCGGCCCTGGCGAAGAGCTGCTCGCGAATCTAG